The window cctctcccctttagtcccggttcttacatgaaccgggactaaaggccacggccacgtggagctccacctttagtcccggttggtaaggaaattttattttattttttttgaattttttttgattttcaaatttctgaattattttaacctctaatctctaatcatcccccatcatcactgctcaatttatcctctaatctctaatcatccctcatcattccaaatcatctaacttcccgaacggtcacccatcctccccCCAGCCTGaccacgcttaacttccgggttctattctccctcgtttccaagtctgcacttgttgttttcctaacAATAATAAGATGTcaaatcctattaaccctcaggaattttgcttaagcatgaagtgacacatttcactgtttgagtttgaaactattgttttaaaaaacaataattatttagtaacactaatatttcttgaataattagtttgaccattatttgaccacagtttgaccagatttgaccaaaattcaaaataactgaaataattatttagtaacactaatattctagaataattagtttgaccattgtttgaccacagtttgaaaaaatttcgattttttccactctagatcttaaaagccccgtaactttttttctgttaggtttttgaggattttgaaaatgtttaacggggttcggatgtaacttttcgagtagatgatttttcatataaaaaactttttcatccgagttcgtatgcaaaagttatgaccATTTTACAAATttcagagagattttgcaaataaagtcgaaattcatatttgttaattttcccaataactagaccacatatcacatgggaaacttattttattttatttttttgacatttccatcattttcttttgttttttctaaaactgaaaaggcggtcaaGGGAGGGGGGTGTGTgtgtagagtttgaaaatgggacctttagtaccggttcgtgccatgaaccgatactaatgcctcaaagcccattagtaccggttggtgccaccaaccgggactaaaggaacctttagtcccggttggtgccaccaaccggtactaatgggcatcgcaccctttagtcccgcttcgtggcaccaaccgggactaaagggcccaggtgaaccgggactaatgccttagccgcacgaaccgggactagtTGCAGATCTTGAGGGAAATAAATGCAGATTTAGAAGGTCCTGATCCGCGAGATGTTCAAGGGTGATCTGTGTACAGGAAAGTGAGCTCTCAGCCACACTAATTGTTTCTCTGTGTGACCATACGCGATACGCTGATCAGTGCGTATCCACATCTGGCTCATCAATTTGCGCCAAAACGAACACGTGAGGGACAAGGCATGATCCTGTCAATACTTTTGCCTGCCTCGTCGAGGAATCTAAGCAGTTTCTGGACGACAAGGAGCAGGAGAGATCTGGTGGCCGTTCCACTTACACCCCCATAATCCCATAGTCGTTGTCACGAAGGGGAAAATTATGGGACTGTAGCAGAGGAAGGAGAACGGGAAGGGTCAACTGGCCACGACAGGTTAAGGCTGATGCATCAGTTGGAGTACAAGTATTCTGGAGGTATGCTGCTTCAGTTTCTGCAGCTTCAAAAACAAGATCAAGGCAGGCTGAGGCTGATCCAGCACAATAATTCACCTCTGTCATGCCTAGTATGTTTCTACTTATTCTAATCAAAACAGTGTATTTCAGTGTCTACTACTGCCAGGCCATGAACGACGTAAACTGGAGTATATTATGTGTGCGTTCCCAAAAAATGTGGTCACTGCTACTAGGATTTCCCGTTCAACTAACAATGTCATGGGGACACAGATGATCCGGCAGATTAGACAGACCATCCTCATGACATTGTTCCCGGCCTGACGGTTTGCTTGTCAACTAACAAAGTCAACTAAAATCTCCCGGGCCAGTTCTTGTTCCAAATACTAGTCGACAGCCATCCCCGATTCTTTTCATCAGTCCAGCCCAAAACATAGGTAATGGCCGGCCCGACGGTTTGCTTGCTTCCTAATTAAAATTCCGGCTAATGCATGTGGGTTCTTAGATTTGGCACAGATTGATCTCAAACTAAAATCTCCTGGGCGAGTTCTTGTTCCAAATACTAGTCGACAGACCATCCCCGGTTCTTTTCATCAGTCCAATCCGAAACATAGGCAGTGGCCGGCCCGACGGTTTGCTTGcttcctaattaaattgtagggGTTGAAGCGGCATCCAAGAGTCTAAGGAGAACTATTTCACCTGGTGTTTAATTGTTGAAGTGTTTTTAGTGGAAATCGCCAGTGTGACACCTGCTACTAACAAATTGACTTACATTGCTTTCTTTGCTGGGCTTTTGCAAGCGGGCTCaaagagagtgtggccacctactCTGGGCCGACTGGATTATCTTGAACGGTTATCTATAGGATTTAGTGTTATCAGATCCTAAATTATGAGCCAATTTAAAATTAAACTAGAAAAATGTGTGAATAcatgaaaaataaataaaactctAGGCTTCAGAAACGGTATTACATGCATAAATTGATTTTCTATCTGATACATAAATTAGTAGAAAACAGACATTTGTGGTACAAAAACTGATCACAAAACAATTTGCGGCTCGAGTCCATTGTCATAAAAAATAATAACAACAtaatagaagaaaaaaatggtTTAACAATTTATTCTAGTGACATAATGAACCAAAACAATGTGCAATAAAGGAAAGTGCATTTCAAAATAACAAACATGAGCAAAAGAAAGTAAAAGTATGTAAATTCTACTTCTTTTTGTACCTCACAGTTGTCATCTTGTGATAGCTTTTATAGTATTACTTTTTCCCATACTTTACCCCTTAGTTACGATGTCGTGACAATTTTTTGCTCTTTTTATAGTCCCAAAACTAACAAGCTAGATGTAATTGCTAGGACTAGGAGGATGTGACAACCGATGGATGTGAAAGATCATTGATGTCGACCAAGGGGGTGAGTCGAGGGGAGTGAATAGGCGACTAACATTTTTTTCATTGATTTTAGGAATATTGTGGAGATATGAAGGTCGTGTAAAATGCAACTACATGAGATAAACCCTGCATGTAGTACACAAGCAAATACACGAACAAGATTAACAAGTTTGATGTTTCTATCAGAATTTGTGTTCCTCTGATGTTTGTTGGCATATATATCCATGGGCGTAAAGGCGCAGAGCATGTGGTACCTGACGCACTGGCTGATGGGAGTAGTGGTGTGTGTGGTGGGAGTAGCCACCGTCTACATCGACCTCCACACATACAGGGAGAGGACCCGCAGGAGAATCAGGTTCTAGACGGTGCTCCTCACCTCCAAGATCTCCAACATGGTGCTCATCTACCTCCTGCAGGACAGGTGGAACCACTCGTGCGGCAAGAGGCGGCCACCAACAAGCAATCAACATGTTCAACGACAATGGAGAAGCCGTCGTACCCCACCAACGACCACAAGGGGGTGGCCGTCATGCCATAACAATAGTATGCCGACGGGAGGGAGCTTGGAGGAATGGCACCGACGATCTGTACAGTTCCCTCCGATTCGTTAATTCAAGCTGAAGATTGGACAGCTTTCAGGATCACATAGCTAGATAGACAGAAACACGTTCACACTGTTTCATTTTCACCAGGCCTGGCCATTTTTCAGGATCGCATGATCGATCAACAAGGAGATTGCTTAAGCCaaggtacggagtatgtactcaGATTCACACTGCATGAAAGGAATGCATGACAATAGATCAACATTGATGTTTGCTTAACTGAATCTATAAACCATCCATGCCATGCGCACATATGTTTGATCCTCTTATGCATACCAGAAACCCCATGAGGACACTGTTACAGCAGACAAACTAAACTTTGGAAGCAAGCTTGGCGATGAGCTGGTTCAGAACGGAATGATCGGTTGCACCTATGTGCTCCCAGTCGCTGGTCGCCATGACTTGTCCCAAGTCTGCAGCTGACTGAACTTTGAGGAACTCCAGGCACGCCTCCTTGAGTCCACAGCATTGGAGCTGCGCTGCCACCGCAAGGATGGCCGACACCGAGCTCAAATCTATGTGCTCCAGCAACCTCTCTTCACACATCGACTTGAGCCTCTGGAGATCAAACCTATCCGCCGCGGCAAGCAAGTGACGCAGCCATGTAACCTCCTCAGCTCCACCTTCTTCTACTTCTGCTTCTCTTTCCGCCTCCATCTCCGGCATCAAGTCAGTGTAGATGAAACCAAGCAGTGCCTTGAAGATGTCCGGTTCCATGTCTTGTATTCGTATGGCGGCCGCCGTGGTCCCCTCCTTCATGGGGCCAAAGAGCTGTGCCATGAATACAGCGGAACGGGACGCGAGCACACACCGGTGGGCGGCGAACGTCTCATGGCCGACCTCGAACGTCACATCGGCGCCCACCTTGGTCATTAAGAGATGGCTCAGATGCTCGCTTATGTTAGATGACGGCACCTTTACCaagggagcagcagcagcagcttggGCGATGATGAAATCGCACCGGATGGTGAAACAATCATCCTTGAGATGCTCCGAATTCTCAAGGTCCTCGCCTTTTATGAAACAACTGCGGCCCCAAGTAGAGCCACTGCCAGAGAAGTCGCATGCTTTGATTGCACGGATGAATGCCTGATCTTGCTTGCTAACCTCATCAACCAAACTAAACTGGAGATGCACCTTCAAAGGCCGTGCAACATCCTGGTCAAGCACGAGATAAACAGAGATGAAACCGACATCCTCCGGGGAATAACCATTGGGATGGAACCTCAGAACCCATCGATAGCCTCCAGCTTTGAAAGtgcggcccatgattgtgcctcCATTGGGCAGGTCCTTGATGCGGGAGTAACCTTCCACCACAAGCAGGTGATAGTAGGAGCTGCCTCTGCTGGCCGCGCTGGAGCCGGAGTAGATCGTGTCCGACTCCGCGGACGGCCGCGGCAGcctgccgccaccgccggcgacgaCGGATACGCCGGCGAACGACATGGTTCCTGCGATCTTGTGGGCTAGCGCTTTGACGATGTGGAGCAGCAGGGGTCGCTGGCCGAGCGTCGAGCCGGCGACAGGGGAGGGCGGAGGGAGAGGCGGCTTGGGGGAACGGCCGCACGGGGGAGGGGTTTCGGCAGGCGCAGGGAGTGGTCGACGGCGAGGCGGCGCAGGGCAGTGATCTGCGGCGAGGCGGCTCTGGGAAGTggtcggcggcgaggcggcgctgagggcggcggcggcgaggcgagggaTTTGGCGTTGGGGACGGCGGCGGTGCGAGAATGGCGACTGGCCAGCAAAGCAGGAGAGAGAGCTAGGTTAGAAACGGGGGAAGCGGCCCATGAAAATTCCGCGCGGTGGGCTGAAAAGGTCCCGCTGGCTGGCCCAATTGTTAGGGCTTTTACGCGAAATATGGCCGCCGCCCATTTATTTTTTGAAGAACGCTCACACTCAACCGACTGATAAATTCTTCTCACCTCAAAAAAAAAAGGACTGATAAATTCTTCTAAAAAAACCGGCTGATAAATAGGTGCGCATCGGCCGACTGATAACATCGACATCCATAGGTACCATGTGCATCTCCAACGCTTGAACATCACATGTCCTTGATGCGGAGCAAATTAAATTAAATCACAGACTAATCCAGGTGGGTTCTCTGATTTTGCACAAAATGGTCTCAAACTAAAATCTCTCGATAGTCACTTATCAATCCAAATACTAGTCGATAGACCATCCCTAATTCTTTTCATCACTCTAACCCGGAACATGGGCGACGGGCGGGCTGATGGTTCGCTTGCTTCATAATTAGATTTCAAGAGTCGAAGCCGCGTCTAATAGTTATAGTTTTTAGTGAAAATCACCTATATGACAACCACCGCTAAAAGACTGCTTACATTCAAGTCAACTAAAAATAAGATTGGCTTACATTTTTTTTGCTAGGCTTTTGCAAGCTGCCTCAAAGGGAGGCGAGCACCTACTCTGGCCGACTGGATCATCTCTTAAGGTTAGCATTTAGTGTTACAAGATTGTAAATTATGGGCCAATTTGAAATTTATAAACTATAAAATGTGTGAATAGATGAAATAGATACAAAACTTTAGACTCTAGAAACATTACAAGCATATAAATCAATTTTATATCCGATACATTTTGCAACTAGTAGAAAACAGACATTGGTGGTACAAAGAAGTGAAAACAAAACAATTTGCTGCTCGATTACATGCTCATAGAACATAATAACCGCATAATGAAAGGAAAATTTTGGCTGAACAATTTACTTTAGGGACATAACCAACCGAAACAATGTGACCGATAAAGAAAAGGAAATTCATCTCGAAATAGTTAACGtgaacaaaataaaacaaagtaaaTGTAGATAAATTTCTACTTTCTTTTTATACGTATCATATAGTTGCCATCTTATGGTAGTTTTTATAGTATTCTTTTTTTCGTATTTTTTACCCTTTAGTGTGACATTTGTTTGCTCCTTTTTATAGTCCGCAAACTAACAAACTAGATTACTTGCTAGGATGATGCGAGAGCTGATGGATGGTAAAGGGTCATTGATGTCGATAGggggtgaggggaggggagggaatATGCGAATCACATTTTGGGGAGCGCTGCGGGTCGGCTAGGTGATGATCTAAAAAGATCGACCGCCTCACCGGCTCGTTTGATGGAGCCCGTAATAGTCATCTAATGGACCGCCACAGGATCGTAAGCCTATGCAACAAGGCTAGCATCGCGTTCATTCCGCTGCAACAGAAGCCTTGTTGCAAAACACCACCGaaccttttttttttctttttgaaacaAGACCCTTGTTACAAAACCAATTCACACCGAACCTTTTTTTGTGCTTTCTGAAACAAAACCTTTATTGCAAAAACCTTCTGAAACAAGACATGTGTTGCAGAAAAAAAAACTTCATCACTGAACCATTTTTTTTCTGAAATAAGATCTTCATTGTAGAAATCTTCTGAAACAAGACCCTATTGCAGAAACCTTATGATAACGTTTGCGTGTGCGAGCACTCGAGTAGGACTGATCCGATGGCTACGCAGGCATCGGATTCTGCGCGTGCATTAGCCGGCTGAAGGATGgtgttttccaaaaaaaaaagCATTTTTTGTTGAATTTAGGGAAATTGTGGAGATATAAAGGTCCTATAAAACACAATTATATGTGATAGACCCTCTATGTAGAGTGCGAGCTATTGGTGCTCGAGCACCAGGGAGGATGTTATTTTCCAAACATAAAAAGGCACATTTAAAAGTTGCAAAAAAAATCCATGAAAATTTATATGTGTTCAGCACGAACGTGTGAAATTTTGTTTAAAAATATTGCGATTTGTAGGCTgtacaaaaaaacaaaattcCGGCCCAACAACAAAGAAAAAAGGTCCACCCGTGAAAGTATAATGTTGTGAAATTTTACACATACATAGTATACATGTGTACTATGTGTGTTCGcagaaaaattaaaaaaaaacccgcatgaaattTGGATTTTGAAAATGAGCTCCCGTTGGCATTTTCCACTATATGTATAAGTACACTAGCAATAGTATATGAACAAGATTAACAAGTTTGATATTTGATATTTCTATCAAACTTCGTGTTTTCTTCTATTGTTTCTTGGCATATACTTTCTCCGTTTCGAATTATTTGTCTcggaaatgaatgtatctagaattaaaatacgtctagatacatcaaTTTTCGTGACAAGTAATTTCGAACGAAGAGAATAGAGCGTGTGCTACCTGGCGCACTGGCTGCTGGGGATAGCCGATGTCTACGTGGGCCTCCACACGTGGCGACGTCTCCGCCACCGCCATGGCGCTTGTCTGCCCACTCCACCTTCGTCTGCAAGAGGAAGAGGTCGGCCCAAGGAGGAGTCACCATAATCTTGAAATACCCCGCCAATAACCACGAGAGCGACCGATCGATTCAAGCTCATCGACTTGGAGGAGGCAGGCGCCGATGATCTCTACAGTTTCCACAATCTTAGAATTACCAAAAAGGCTTCCGCCCCGTTTTATATAAAGCATAAAGCAAAGATCAACGTCACCCAGTACAAACGCACGCCACGACCACACACACCCAAGGCAAGATACATAGGCGCTGAGCGCAGCAACACCACGTGTGGAGGCCCACATAGATAGAAcaggttttcaccccggccaaCACTCACCGCCACCGGACGCCACACCCCGGCTACAACGCCGCCCACATGGCCATGGCCACCGGGCAGCACCAAGCCATGGTCTCTGCCCAAGAGCACCGGGCTACCgccaccagggccgccgccccggcatccaAGACCTTGACACCACCTCACCCGAGACCCGCCGCTACCCCAACCAAAGAGACGAGCGGAAAGGTCTCATTTATGGCACCCCTGGGCGACCCCCAACGTCGAGACCCAATAGGCCGGCCAACACTGGCATCCATCGACCCGTCCTACAACCCCGAGCGCGAGACGAGCTTGGTCCTGCAACACCGTGAGGGGGATGAGGTCAGTCCTGCTGCACCGTGCGCGAGACAGGAAGCCGTCCGCGCGCCACCTCCCGAGACGGGAGCGTCACGGCCGGCTCGCCGCGCGCGGGATCCAGGACGCCAGCGCGCCGCCACCAGACGgccaccccgccgccgcgccgctgaGTCTCGCGGTCACCCAACGCCGCCACTCGAGGGAGCCGTCTGCGTCGGCGCCCCACGAGCAAAGGGGGGGAGAAGggtctcgccgccgccgccgcgcatcgGGCTTTGCCCGACAAtgctcgccggcggtggcggggaaGAGGGGAGGGGGGCGGGGTCGAAGCggaggggcggctagggtttTCCCCCCGGCACCCGCGGGCGCGTCGCAGGAGGGGAGGGAAGGTCTGTGATTTGCTTTAGACGTAATCTTAGAATTATCCTCCAAGTAATTAATTCAGGTGCAAATTGGACAGCTTTCAGGAGTAGTACATAGCCACAGAAATGGAGTAGATAGATACTCCTGAAATGGAGTAGCAGGAGACCCAGCCTCCAGTTATCAATAGCAAAGAGATCCCTTCCTTTGAGCTTCAAAAGAACACATTTTCTATTTAACACCATCAGTTCTGTTTCTCGACTCAGTTTCAGACCTACGTGGTTTTATTTATACACGCAGCAGAAATTTCATCCTTGCGACACCAAGTAAAACTTCGACCCATCAAGGGCTTTGGTTTTCAAATCCAAGTCCCAAGATGATAGCTGCTCCAGCTACCCGTGTATTCAGAAGCTTTTTTTGGACCCTAATATTCAGAAGCTTTTTTTTGGACTGCTCCAGCTACCCAAAACAAGCTGCAACACATGTTTAAAAGCTACAATTGGAGAGTCATGGACATGTTTTCCTCGGAAACCCTCGGTATCTATTGCTTCATACATTCCAACATCTCTGAACTGGATGTTTTCTGTAGTTTCAGGATTGCCTTCCTCAGAAAATTGACTTTTAAATTCATAGCTTTCTCCTACGAACTCATAAGTTCACTATATTTTCTTGATGCATCACTTCCAACTGAAGTTGTGGTTCAGAAAATTCTGATCTCAAAAGGTCATCCTTGTGGCTGCATTTTTTGTCCAGATCACAGGATGAACCATCTGTAGGATAACCTCTGGTTGGTCATCCAGCAGGACATCATTAATTATATTCCCTCCATAAGAATGATGTATGTTTTGCTGGTCATTCACGTCTTCATTTTGAGGTATGGAAGGGTAATTTGCGTCTTGTTTCACCTTGGTATAGACAATAGCTTGTTCATAAAGCAATCAATCTCATGTTAACCTTGATGTTGAGCTCTGTTCTCAATTCCTCATCCCCCTTTGGCAATCCAATGCAATTTCATGAGCTTCTGCTTCTCTTTGACTTTGAAGTATCTATCGCATCAACTAATGTCTTGAGTTCCGTCTGAGCATCAAGCATGACAATTGTTCCTGCAGCTGTATAACCTAGGTTTCCTTGTTCTCATGGTCACATTTCTTCGCTTCCTCCAATTCAACAGTCAACTCATCCACACACCTGCACAATGTCTGGTATGAACAATGGAACACATAAGTGTCTGCACAAGCATAAGTGAATCATAATTCCGGACACAGACAAAGTAGAATGTTATGAATACCATAAAAAGGTGTTGCCAGGGAGCAAGCAAACCAAGATTATTTCCTTTTGAGTTAAATACACCGCAGGTGTCTTAACTTGTCCGTCACGGTCAGTTTGGTAtctaaacttgcaaaatacacAAAAATGGTGTTGTAACTTGTCCCTCTGTGCATATTGGTGCCTCCGCCCGTATGCGGCCGTATGGACTGCCGTATGCAAGTAGACGATTGTTTTTCTTTTTGCAGAAAACACCTCATGTTTTATTTGAGTACGTAGAAAGGCTTCTCAAATTAGAAATGCGGGTTCCATGTGTCAATATGAAAGAGTGAAAATCACTAAAATAAATTGCAGGGACGGGGGTCCTGGAACTATTGATTAGTGCATAATGTAAGCACGAGATGGCCACCAGGCCGATCTAAATAATGCATCATAGTATTAGCCAGAAACATATATAGACCAATTCCTCATATTTTACTGGAATCGGCGTTTTCTTCATGTTCCTGGACACATTTTCTTCATGTTCTTTTTAAGTTCCTGCTTAGTTTTCGCGATGTGTAAATTTCATCATATAAAAAATACAATAATTATCAGCAGGC is drawn from Aegilops tauschii subsp. strangulata cultivar AL8/78 chromosome 1, Aet v6.0, whole genome shotgun sequence and contains these coding sequences:
- the LOC109746484 gene encoding BTB/POZ and MATH domain-containing protein 3, which codes for MSFAGVSVVAGGGGRLPRPSAESDTIYSGSSAASRGSSYYHLLVVEGYSRIKDLPNGGTIMGRTFKAGGYRWVLRFHPNGYSPEDVGFISVYLVLDQDVARPLKVHLQFSLVDEVSKQDQAFIRAIKACDFSGSGSTWGRSCFIKGEDLENSEHLKDDCFTIRCDFIIAQAAAAAPLVKVPSSNISEHLSHLLMTKVGADVTFEVGHETFAAHRCVLASRSAVFMAQLFGPMKEGTTAAAIRIQDMEPDIFKALLGFIYTDLMPEMEAEREAEVEEGGAEEVTWLRHLLAAADRFDLQRLKSMCEERLLEHIDLSSVSAILAVAAQLQCCGLKEACLEFLKVQSAADLGQVMATSDWEHIGATDHSVLNQLIAKLASKV